A stretch of Paracoccus sp. MA DNA encodes these proteins:
- a CDS encoding ParB/RepB/Spo0J family partition protein: MAENKLEKRGLGRGLSALMADVDLIPSERPAPRQILPVEQLTPNPDQPRRSFAPEALQELADSLKTRGMLQPLIVRPHPTDRGLYQIVAGERRWRAAQIAQLHEVPVIVRDLDDTEVLEVAIVENIQRADLNAIEEAASYRQLMDRFGHTQERLAEALNKSRSHIANLLRLLNLPDQVQAWLKEGKLTAGHARALITTPNAVELARKVIEKSLSVRETEELARRQAEGPKPSKPRSQKHEKDADTRALEGDLSAHLKMKVVINHAGVDGGQMVITYRDLDQLDRLCQVLAGN, from the coding sequence ATGGCAGAAAACAAGCTGGAAAAGCGGGGTCTTGGCCGCGGTCTCTCGGCGCTGATGGCGGATGTGGACCTGATCCCCTCCGAACGGCCCGCCCCGCGGCAGATCCTTCCGGTCGAACAGCTGACGCCCAATCCGGATCAGCCGCGCCGCAGTTTCGCCCCGGAGGCCCTGCAGGAACTGGCCGATTCTCTGAAGACCCGCGGCATGCTGCAGCCGCTGATCGTGCGGCCGCATCCGACGGATCGCGGCCTCTATCAGATTGTGGCGGGCGAACGCCGCTGGCGCGCGGCGCAGATCGCTCAGCTGCACGAAGTCCCGGTCATCGTCCGCGATCTGGACGATACCGAAGTGTTGGAAGTCGCCATTGTCGAAAACATCCAGCGCGCCGATCTGAACGCGATCGAAGAGGCAGCCTCTTACCGCCAGCTCATGGACCGTTTCGGCCATACGCAGGAGAGGCTGGCAGAGGCGCTGAACAAGAGCCGCAGCCACATTGCCAACCTGCTTCGCCTGCTGAACCTGCCCGACCAGGTCCAGGCCTGGCTCAAGGAGGGCAAGCTGACCGCCGGTCACGCCCGTGCCCTGATCACCACGCCGAATGCGGTGGAGCTGGCGCGGAAGGTGATCGAAAAAAGCCTGTCGGTGCGCGAGACCGAGGAACTGGCCCGCCGTCAGGCCGAGGGGCCGAAGCCGTCCAAGCCCAGAAGCCAGAAACACGAGAAGGACGCCGATACCCGCGCCCTGGAAGGTGATCTGAGCGCGCATCTCAAGATGAAGGTGGTGATCAACCATGCCGGCGTCGATGGCGGCCAGATGGTGATCACCTATCGCGATCTGGATCAGCTGGACCGGCTCTGTCAGGTCCTCGCGGGCAACTGA
- a CDS encoding nucleotide exchange factor GrpE has translation MKNENPNGSPLDEEIIDPLADDEAPSPDVEALIAERDDYRDRFMRALADAENARKRADKERRDAEQYGGSRLARDLLPVHDALSRALEAAGEEQRAAAAALIEGVELTLRELNNVFAKHGISVITPAVGEKFDPQKHEAMFEAPVPGTVAGNIIQVMDNGFMLHDRLLRPAKVGVSSTPAS, from the coding sequence ATGAAGAACGAAAACCCGAACGGCAGCCCGCTGGACGAGGAGATCATTGACCCGCTGGCCGATGATGAGGCGCCCTCGCCCGATGTCGAGGCGCTGATCGCCGAGCGGGACGATTACCGCGACCGCTTCATGCGCGCGCTGGCCGATGCCGAGAATGCCCGCAAGCGCGCCGACAAGGAGCGCCGCGATGCCGAGCAATATGGCGGGTCGCGGCTGGCCCGCGACCTTCTGCCGGTGCACGATGCGCTGAGCCGTGCGCTGGAGGCTGCCGGCGAAGAGCAGCGCGCCGCCGCCGCCGCGCTGATCGAAGGCGTCGAACTGACGCTGCGAGAGTTGAACAACGTCTTTGCCAAGCACGGCATCAGCGTCATTACCCCCGCCGTGGGCGAGAAATTCGACCCCCAGAAGCATGAGGCGATGTTCGAGGCCCCGGTTCCCGGGACCGTTGCCGGCAATATCATCCAGGTCATGGACAATGGCTTCATGCTGCACGACCGGCTGCTGCGTCCGGCGAAGGTCGGAGTAAGTTCGACCCCGGCCAGCTGA